One genomic segment of Natrononativus amylolyticus includes these proteins:
- a CDS encoding methyltransferase domain-containing protein, which translates to MYLLEFGGEDDAFAAREAANAATGIRRLAPSLAVARGVVPGAVRGLAYTRRASDLLGHADASVEGARAVLEAASLDREGSVAVRATDVQGSTGVSTGEAERVLGQVLVDRGFSVDLENPDHVLRAAFSAGELKDGGEVLEAGDDEDRTTGEPVDACALGWLVVESVRDFGTRKPTDKPFFQPGSMDPLLARAVTNVAGAAPGQTVLDPMCGTGGVLVEAGLLGADVIGTDAQAKMVEGARTNLEHFLAPETPSPVGVSRGEFHVTRGDATHLPLETDAVDAVVFDAPYGRQSKIATHRLEDLVAGALAEARRVASRAVVVADRSWAAQARAAGWELESAFERRVHRSLTRYVLVLE; encoded by the coding sequence GTGTATCTACTCGAGTTCGGCGGCGAGGACGACGCGTTCGCGGCCCGGGAGGCAGCCAACGCCGCGACCGGAATCCGCCGGCTCGCACCCAGCCTCGCAGTCGCCCGCGGCGTGGTTCCCGGGGCGGTTCGCGGACTCGCTTACACCCGCCGGGCGAGCGACCTCCTCGGCCACGCCGACGCCAGCGTCGAGGGCGCGCGGGCGGTTCTCGAGGCCGCGAGCCTCGACCGCGAGGGAAGCGTCGCGGTCCGGGCGACCGACGTGCAGGGGTCGACCGGCGTCAGCACCGGGGAGGCCGAGCGCGTCCTGGGCCAGGTGCTGGTCGACCGCGGCTTCTCGGTCGACCTCGAGAACCCGGACCACGTGCTGCGCGCGGCGTTCTCCGCGGGCGAGTTGAAAGACGGCGGCGAGGTGCTCGAAGCGGGCGACGACGAGGACAGAACGACCGGCGAGCCGGTCGACGCCTGCGCGCTCGGCTGGCTCGTCGTCGAGAGCGTCAGGGACTTCGGCACCCGGAAGCCGACGGACAAGCCGTTCTTCCAGCCGGGCAGCATGGACCCGCTGCTCGCCCGCGCCGTGACGAACGTCGCGGGGGCGGCGCCCGGCCAGACGGTGCTCGATCCGATGTGCGGCACCGGCGGCGTGCTCGTCGAGGCGGGACTGCTCGGCGCCGACGTGATCGGCACCGACGCCCAGGCGAAGATGGTCGAGGGCGCGCGGACGAACCTCGAGCACTTCCTGGCTCCCGAGACTCCCTCTCCAGTCGGCGTCTCCCGGGGCGAGTTCCACGTCACCCGCGGCGACGCCACGCACCTTCCACTGGAAACGGACGCCGTCGACGCCGTCGTCTTCGACGCACCCTACGGCCGCCAGTCGAAGATCGCGACCCACCGCCTCGAGGACCTCGTCGCCGGCGCCCTCGCCGAGGCCCGCCGGGTCGCCTCGCGGGCGGTCGTCGTCGCCGACCGGTCGTGGGCCGCTCAGGCGCGGGCCGCGGGATGGGAGCTCGAAAGCGCCTTCGAGCGGCGGGTTCACCGGTCGCTCACGCGATACGTGCTGGTTCTCGAGTAG
- a CDS encoding glycosyltransferase encodes MAESPPTSVILPTVEPGGVCEEVAAQLGEDDELLVVCDAETDPVAERADTLPDGARVVVAGEPDGCSGKANAVAAGMEAAESERIVWTDDDFHHPPDWLEGLHADYAVHGPTTELPVFVGTDPLSLLLEPLYVVGGTLSVYVNDLAWAGSVIFERDDLDEAGFLDELRRTVSDDGLLGEHLEVTPVKRPRRVEIGGTIRGTLERHARFTKIAHRHGPKANAASGVGAAAVTAAGLAVPLPAIAVLTALLGALYASFGIRRWTFLLAYPAVLASVPLMAYGLARRTFVWGGRRYRWPSKFDVRIEDE; translated from the coding sequence ATGGCCGAGAGTCCGCCGACGAGTGTGATTCTGCCGACGGTCGAGCCGGGCGGCGTCTGCGAGGAGGTCGCCGCCCAGTTGGGCGAGGACGACGAACTGCTCGTCGTCTGTGACGCCGAAACCGATCCCGTCGCGGAACGCGCCGACACGCTTCCCGACGGCGCTCGCGTCGTCGTCGCCGGCGAGCCCGACGGGTGTTCGGGGAAGGCGAACGCCGTCGCCGCCGGGATGGAAGCCGCCGAGAGCGAGCGCATCGTGTGGACTGACGACGACTTCCATCACCCACCCGACTGGCTCGAGGGGCTGCACGCCGACTACGCCGTTCACGGTCCGACGACGGAACTGCCGGTCTTCGTCGGCACGGACCCGCTGTCGCTCCTGCTCGAGCCGCTGTACGTCGTCGGGGGAACGCTCTCGGTCTACGTCAACGATCTCGCGTGGGCCGGGTCGGTGATCTTCGAGCGCGACGACCTCGACGAGGCGGGCTTCCTCGACGAACTTCGCCGAACGGTGAGCGACGACGGCCTGCTGGGCGAGCACCTCGAGGTCACGCCCGTCAAACGGCCGCGCCGCGTCGAGATCGGCGGGACGATCCGCGGGACGCTCGAGAGACACGCGCGATTCACGAAAATCGCCCACCGCCACGGTCCGAAGGCGAACGCCGCGAGCGGCGTCGGGGCCGCGGCGGTCACCGCCGCAGGCCTGGCGGTTCCGCTCCCGGCGATCGCGGTGCTGACGGCACTGCTGGGGGCGCTGTACGCGTCGTTCGGAATCCGCCGGTGGACCTTCCTGCTGGCGTACCCCGCGGTCCTGGCGTCCGTGCCGCTCATGGCGTACGGGCTGGCCCGCCGGACGTTCGTCTGGGGCGGTCGGCGGTACCGCTGGCCCTCGAAGTTCGACGTCCGGATCGAAGACGAGTGA
- a CDS encoding heavy metal translocating P-type ATPase, translating into MTTRRAHLEITGMSCSTCSGAVEDAVGELEGVHDASANYATDEGTAEYDTEETSLAAIYDAIEGAGYEAASESRTIAVMGMSCSTCSGTVTEALEAHPGVIEADVNFASDEARVRYNPADASLAELHAVIEEAGYEPVREDTDGTQGESQRERAVERELSRQRRLVIGGGLLTLPFVPMMVDMLFGAAGVASPVPMAIAHPPGWLEFVLATVLMATLGKEFIAGAYRAFSHNRRANMDTLVAMGTSAGYVYSTAVLGGLIASEGLYFEAVAFILWFITLGNWLEVRSKARAGNALRELLEMEADEATVVEDGEERQVPLADVRVGDVLKIRPGERIPTDGVVLEGQSAVDESMLTGESVPVEKREGDEVVGATVNENGVLLVEATKVGSETAIQQIVERVKEAQSRQPEIQRLVDKVSAYFVPAVIVNAVFWALLWSLSPETLYAASSWLGGWLPLLEPVGGGPVVGGVPVLEFSVIVLASSLLIACPCALGLATPAATMVGSTLSATNGVLFKGGDVLEQVRGIDTVVFDKTGTLTHGEMTLTDVVTIEDGAATDGGTETAPDGGALASSEELVSERVLGAAAAAESGSEHPIARAVVEGADERGIDYGDVHEFENVPGHGIRAETDRGSVLVGRRELLRDAGIDPAPAEETLTGLERDGKTAILVALDGELAGVLAVADEVRESARQTVATLRDRGLEVVMLTGDNERTARAVARDVGIDEANVRAEVFPEDKADHVEDLQADGARVMMVGDGVNDAPALTTAQVGVAIGSGTDVAIESADVTLMRDDPADVLKAVRISEATISKVRQNLFWAFVYNTTLIPIASLGLLNPALAGLAMAGSSVSVMTNSLVFARYDPHEDYVPIVLRPLAWIRS; encoded by the coding sequence ATGACGACCAGACGGGCCCACCTCGAGATCACCGGCATGTCGTGTTCGACGTGTTCGGGAGCCGTCGAGGACGCTGTCGGCGAACTCGAGGGCGTCCACGACGCGAGCGCGAACTACGCGACCGACGAAGGGACGGCCGAGTACGACACAGAGGAGACGTCGCTCGCGGCCATCTACGACGCGATCGAGGGCGCAGGATACGAGGCGGCCAGCGAGAGCCGGACGATCGCGGTGATGGGGATGTCGTGTTCGACCTGTTCGGGGACGGTTACGGAGGCGCTCGAGGCTCATCCCGGCGTGATCGAGGCGGACGTGAACTTCGCGTCCGACGAGGCACGGGTGCGGTACAACCCCGCGGACGCGTCGCTGGCGGAGCTCCACGCCGTCATCGAGGAGGCGGGCTACGAGCCGGTTCGCGAGGACACCGACGGCACCCAGGGCGAGAGCCAGCGCGAGCGGGCCGTCGAGCGGGAACTCTCCCGCCAGCGCCGGCTGGTGATCGGCGGCGGTCTGCTCACCCTGCCGTTCGTGCCGATGATGGTCGACATGCTGTTCGGGGCGGCGGGGGTCGCCTCACCGGTGCCGATGGCGATCGCCCACCCGCCAGGCTGGCTCGAGTTCGTCCTCGCGACGGTTCTGATGGCCACGCTCGGGAAGGAGTTCATCGCCGGCGCCTATCGGGCGTTCTCGCACAACCGCCGGGCGAACATGGACACGCTGGTCGCGATGGGCACCTCCGCGGGCTACGTCTACAGCACGGCCGTCCTCGGCGGGCTGATCGCCAGCGAGGGGCTCTACTTCGAGGCCGTCGCGTTCATCCTCTGGTTTATCACCCTGGGGAACTGGCTCGAGGTCCGCTCGAAGGCTCGAGCCGGCAACGCCCTGCGGGAACTGCTCGAGATGGAGGCCGACGAGGCGACCGTCGTCGAAGACGGGGAAGAGCGGCAGGTACCGCTCGCCGACGTTCGGGTCGGCGACGTGCTGAAGATTCGACCGGGCGAGAGGATCCCGACTGACGGCGTCGTCCTCGAGGGACAGAGCGCGGTCGACGAGTCGATGCTCACCGGCGAGTCGGTGCCGGTCGAGAAGCGCGAGGGCGACGAGGTCGTCGGCGCGACGGTCAACGAGAACGGCGTGCTCCTCGTCGAGGCCACGAAGGTCGGCTCCGAGACGGCGATCCAGCAGATCGTCGAGCGGGTCAAGGAGGCCCAGTCGCGCCAGCCCGAGATCCAGCGGCTGGTCGACAAGGTGAGCGCCTACTTCGTCCCCGCGGTGATCGTAAACGCGGTCTTCTGGGCGCTCCTGTGGTCGCTCTCGCCCGAGACGCTGTACGCCGCCTCGTCGTGGCTCGGTGGTTGGCTCCCGCTGCTCGAGCCCGTCGGCGGCGGCCCGGTCGTCGGCGGCGTGCCGGTCCTCGAGTTCTCCGTGATCGTCCTCGCTTCCTCGCTGCTGATCGCCTGTCCCTGCGCGCTCGGGCTCGCGACGCCCGCGGCGACGATGGTCGGCTCGACTCTGAGCGCGACCAACGGCGTCCTGTTCAAGGGCGGCGACGTGCTCGAGCAGGTCCGGGGGATCGACACCGTCGTCTTCGATAAAACTGGGACCCTGACCCACGGCGAGATGACGCTGACCGACGTCGTAACCATTGAGGACGGGGCCGCCACCGACGGCGGCACCGAGACCGCGCCCGACGGCGGCGCGCTCGCCAGTTCGGAGGAACTGGTCTCCGAACGCGTTCTCGGCGCCGCCGCAGCCGCCGAATCCGGCTCCGAACACCCCATCGCCCGCGCGGTGGTCGAGGGCGCCGACGAGCGCGGCATCGACTACGGCGACGTCCACGAGTTCGAGAACGTCCCCGGCCACGGCATCCGCGCCGAAACCGACCGCGGGAGCGTCCTCGTCGGCCGACGGGAACTGCTCCGCGACGCGGGGATCGACCCCGCTCCCGCCGAGGAGACGTTGACGGGCCTCGAGCGCGACGGCAAGACCGCGATCCTCGTCGCCCTCGACGGCGAACTCGCGGGCGTGCTCGCGGTCGCCGACGAGGTCAGAGAGAGCGCCCGTCAGACCGTCGCGACGCTGCGCGACCGGGGTCTCGAGGTCGTGATGCTCACCGGCGACAACGAGCGGACGGCGAGAGCGGTCGCCCGCGACGTCGGCATCGACGAGGCCAACGTCCGCGCGGAGGTGTTCCCGGAGGACAAGGCCGACCACGTCGAGGACCTGCAGGCCGACGGTGCGAGGGTGATGATGGTCGGCGACGGCGTCAACGACGCGCCCGCGCTCACGACCGCGCAGGTCGGCGTCGCCATCGGCTCGGGCACCGACGTCGCCATCGAGTCCGCCGACGTCACCCTGATGCGCGACGACCCTGCGGACGTCCTCAAGGCGGTCCGGATCTCGGAGGCGACCATCTCGAAGGTCCGTCAGAACCTGTTCTGGGCCTTCGTCTACAACACCACGCTGATCCCCATCGCCTCGCTCGGCCTGCTCAACCCCGCGCTGGCGGGGCTCGCGATGGCCGGCTCGAGCGTCAGCGTGATGACCAACAGCCTGGTGTTCGCCAGGTACGACCCCCACGAGGACTACGTGCCGATCGTGTTGCGGCCGCTCGCGTGGATTCGCAGCTGA
- a CDS encoding AAA family ATPase: MDAPLWTETYAPSLEELPQDDAREYLLRAVEEPINLILQGPAGSGKTAAARALARAAHEDPDNDFIEINVADFFGRTKTEIKNDPRFEHFLRGRSALSKRDMINHVLKESASYSPVAGTYKTILLDNAEDVREDFQQALRRIMEQHHRTTQFIVGTRQPTKLIPPIRSRCFPVSLRAPSSEETATVLERIVEAEGADYEADGLEFIAGYAGGDLRRAILAAQTTAVTEGEITMQAAYETIGSVGRDEEIESMLDDAEAGAFTDARKTLDDLLVDEGLDGGEVLEAILRVARKRYQGAELARIHRLAADIEFEMAEGSSDRIHVSHLLAELGRDA; this comes from the coding sequence ATGGACGCGCCGCTGTGGACCGAGACGTACGCGCCCTCGCTCGAGGAACTGCCACAGGACGACGCCCGCGAGTACCTCCTGCGGGCAGTCGAGGAGCCGATCAACCTCATCCTCCAGGGGCCGGCCGGCAGCGGCAAAACCGCGGCCGCGCGCGCGCTCGCCCGCGCCGCTCACGAAGACCCCGACAACGACTTCATCGAGATCAACGTCGCCGACTTCTTCGGCCGGACGAAAACGGAGATCAAGAACGACCCCCGGTTCGAACACTTCCTGCGGGGGCGCTCTGCGCTCTCGAAGCGGGACATGATCAACCACGTCCTCAAAGAATCCGCGAGCTACTCGCCGGTCGCGGGGACGTACAAGACGATCCTGCTCGACAACGCAGAGGACGTCCGCGAGGACTTCCAGCAGGCGCTGCGCCGGATCATGGAACAGCACCACCGAACGACCCAGTTTATCGTCGGGACCCGCCAGCCGACGAAACTCATCCCGCCGATCCGCTCGCGGTGTTTCCCCGTCTCGCTGCGCGCGCCCTCGAGCGAGGAGACGGCCACCGTCCTCGAACGGATCGTCGAGGCCGAGGGCGCCGACTACGAGGCCGACGGCCTCGAGTTCATCGCGGGCTACGCGGGCGGCGACCTCCGGCGGGCGATCCTGGCGGCCCAGACCACCGCCGTAACGGAGGGCGAGATCACGATGCAGGCCGCCTACGAGACCATCGGCTCGGTCGGCCGCGACGAGGAGATCGAGTCGATGCTCGACGACGCCGAAGCCGGCGCGTTCACCGACGCGCGCAAGACCCTCGACGACCTGCTCGTCGACGAAGGGCTGGACGGCGGCGAGGTGCTCGAGGCGATCCTCCGGGTGGCTCGCAAGCGCTACCAGGGCGCCGAACTCGCCCGCATCCACCGGCTGGCGGCCGATATCGAGTTCGAGATGGCCGAGGGCTCGAGCGACCGGATCCACGTTTCGCACCTGCTCGCGGAGTTAGGCCGAGACGCATAG
- the rnz gene encoding ribonuclease Z: protein MSLRVTFLGTSGAVPTTERNPSSVFVAREGEELLFDAGEGTQRQMMRFGTGFSVGQLFVTHCHGDHVLGIPGLLQTMDFNDREAPLTIHTPRGTRRQIVGLVNALGNRPSFPVRINEVDGGDVAYRAEEYEVRAFDTDHDTRSAGYALVEDDRKGRFDRERAEELGVPVGPTFSRLHAGEPVELADGTVVDPEQVVGEPRPGRVLVYTGDTRPTAATVDVADDPDLLIHDATFADDRVDRAADTAHATARQAARIASEAGATRLALMHLSSRYAGDASAHLEEAREVFGEGVFVPDDGDRLEIPYPDADG, encoded by the coding sequence ATGTCATTGCGCGTGACGTTCCTGGGAACCAGCGGGGCCGTTCCGACCACCGAGCGGAACCCGAGCAGCGTCTTCGTCGCCCGGGAGGGCGAGGAGCTGCTGTTCGACGCCGGCGAGGGAACCCAGCGCCAGATGATGCGCTTCGGGACCGGCTTCTCGGTCGGCCAGCTGTTCGTCACGCACTGCCACGGCGACCACGTCCTCGGGATTCCCGGCCTGCTCCAGACGATGGACTTCAACGACCGCGAGGCCCCGCTAACGATCCACACCCCGCGGGGCACGCGCCGGCAGATAGTGGGGCTCGTCAACGCGCTCGGCAACCGCCCGTCGTTTCCGGTGCGGATCAACGAGGTCGACGGCGGCGACGTCGCCTACCGCGCCGAGGAGTACGAGGTGCGGGCGTTCGACACCGACCACGACACCCGCTCGGCCGGCTACGCGCTCGTCGAGGACGACCGCAAGGGCCGATTCGACCGCGAGCGCGCCGAGGAACTCGGCGTCCCCGTAGGGCCGACGTTCTCGCGACTCCACGCGGGGGAGCCGGTCGAACTCGCGGACGGCACCGTCGTCGACCCCGAGCAGGTCGTCGGGGAGCCCCGGCCCGGTCGGGTGCTGGTCTACACCGGCGACACCCGCCCGACGGCGGCGACGGTCGACGTCGCCGACGACCCCGACCTGCTGATCCACGACGCGACGTTCGCCGACGACCGGGTCGACCGCGCCGCCGACACTGCCCACGCGACGGCCCGCCAGGCCGCCCGGATCGCCAGCGAGGCGGGCGCGACGCGACTCGCGCTGATGCACCTCTCCTCGCGGTACGCCGGCGACGCGAGCGCCCACCTCGAGGAGGCCCGCGAGGTGTTCGGCGAGGGGGTGTTCGTCCCCGACGACGGGGATCGCCTCGAGATCCCGTACCCGGACGCCGACGGCTGA
- a CDS encoding acyl-CoA thioesterase, with protein sequence MPTLLETYIENRFRVQPNHANNNETLHGGTLMKWLDEVGAMSAMRFAGETCVTARVNELDFKRPIGIGDTAVVESYVYDAGRTSVHVALRAWREEPRTGEREETTASSFTFVAVDSEGKPTPVPELEVGGAEGERLRDRALSRDR encoded by the coding sequence ATGCCCACGCTGCTCGAGACCTACATCGAGAACCGCTTTCGGGTCCAGCCAAACCACGCGAACAACAACGAGACGCTTCACGGGGGCACCCTGATGAAGTGGCTCGACGAGGTCGGCGCGATGTCCGCGATGCGGTTTGCGGGGGAGACCTGCGTCACCGCGCGGGTGAACGAACTCGACTTCAAGCGTCCCATCGGGATCGGGGACACCGCCGTGGTCGAGTCCTACGTCTACGACGCCGGGCGGACGAGCGTCCACGTCGCGCTGCGCGCCTGGCGCGAGGAGCCCCGCACCGGCGAGCGCGAGGAGACGACCGCCTCGAGTTTCACGTTCGTCGCCGTCGATTCGGAGGGAAAACCGACGCCGGTGCCCGAACTCGAGGTCGGGGGCGCGGAGGGCGAGCGGCTGCGGGACAGGGCGCTCTCGCGGGACCGCTGA
- a CDS encoding DUF7473 family protein → MEFTVAQVTAEGIDPAAGGPLAYLGTFLVATAFYGVTLHIAARYVLGDVRVRRAFTVAPALALTSLLLQQWGPVVVIPVTLAIAYTAILIVYDTDYKLTLLISVIYYTVAALIGFTVFNVVRLLGTAPG, encoded by the coding sequence ATGGAGTTCACTGTCGCACAGGTGACGGCCGAGGGGATCGACCCGGCCGCCGGTGGTCCGCTCGCGTACCTCGGGACGTTTCTGGTGGCGACGGCGTTCTACGGCGTCACGCTCCACATCGCCGCGAGGTACGTCCTGGGCGACGTCCGGGTTCGTCGCGCGTTCACCGTCGCCCCGGCGCTGGCGCTGACGTCGCTGTTGCTCCAGCAGTGGGGGCCGGTCGTCGTGATCCCGGTCACGCTCGCGATCGCCTACACCGCGATTCTGATCGTCTACGACACCGACTACAAGCTCACGCTGCTCATTTCGGTGATCTACTACACCGTCGCGGCGCTGATCGGGTTCACCGTCTTCAACGTCGTTCGACTGCTGGGGACCGCCCCCGGGTGA
- a CDS encoding TATA-box-binding protein has translation MTDPKDTINIENVVASTGIGQELDLQSVAMDLEGADYDPEQFPGLVYRTQNPKSAALIFRSGKIVCTGAKSTDDVHESLRIVFDKLRELQIQVNEDPEIVVQNIVTSADLGRNLNLNAIAIGLGLENIEYEPEQFPGLVYRLDDPEVVALLFGSGKLVITGGKKPVDAEHAVDKIVSRLEDLGLLE, from the coding sequence ATGACGGATCCGAAGGACACCATCAACATCGAAAACGTGGTGGCATCGACCGGTATCGGACAGGAACTCGATCTCCAGAGCGTCGCGATGGACCTCGAGGGAGCCGACTACGACCCCGAGCAGTTCCCCGGGCTCGTCTACCGAACCCAGAACCCCAAGTCCGCGGCGCTGATCTTCCGGTCGGGGAAGATCGTCTGCACCGGCGCGAAGAGCACCGACGACGTCCACGAGAGCCTCCGAATCGTCTTCGACAAGCTCCGCGAACTCCAGATTCAGGTGAACGAGGACCCCGAGATCGTCGTCCAGAACATCGTGACCAGCGCGGACCTGGGGCGCAACCTCAACCTGAACGCGATCGCGATCGGGCTCGGCTTAGAGAACATCGAGTACGAACCCGAGCAGTTCCCCGGGCTCGTCTACCGCCTCGACGACCCCGAGGTCGTCGCCCTGCTGTTCGGCTCGGGTAAACTCGTCATCACCGGCGGGAAGAAGCCGGTCGACGCCGAACACGCCGTCGATAAGATCGTCTCGCGACTCGAGGACCTCGGCCTGCTCGAGTAA
- the hisG gene encoding ATP phosphoribosyltransferase, whose protein sequence is MRIAVPNKGRLHEPTIDLLERAGLHLENGADRKLYAETVDPDVTVLFARAADIPEYVADGAAEMGITGLDQVHEAGVGNVEELLDLDFGKCRLVLAAPEDGEIDAVADLGGKTVATEFPTVTRNFFADAGVDPTIVEVTGATELTPHVEMADAIVDITSTGTTLKVNRLKIVEEVLSSSVRLFAREDVLDEPKVREIRTALSSVIAADGKRYLMMNVPEDRLEEVRDVIPGLGGPTVMDIANGGGRNVAVHAVVDERDVFETITEVKRRGASGILVTEIERLVE, encoded by the coding sequence ATGCGTATCGCCGTTCCCAACAAGGGCCGCCTGCACGAGCCGACGATCGACCTCTTGGAGCGGGCGGGACTCCATCTCGAGAACGGCGCCGACCGGAAGCTGTACGCCGAAACCGTCGACCCCGACGTCACCGTCCTGTTCGCCCGCGCGGCGGACATCCCCGAGTACGTCGCCGACGGCGCCGCCGAGATGGGGATCACCGGACTCGACCAGGTCCACGAGGCCGGCGTCGGCAACGTCGAGGAGCTGCTGGACCTCGACTTCGGGAAGTGCCGCCTCGTTCTCGCCGCCCCCGAGGACGGCGAGATCGACGCCGTCGCCGATCTCGGCGGGAAGACCGTCGCCACGGAGTTTCCGACCGTCACGCGGAACTTCTTCGCCGACGCCGGCGTCGACCCCACGATCGTCGAAGTGACGGGTGCAACCGAGCTCACCCCCCACGTCGAGATGGCCGACGCCATCGTCGACATCACGAGCACGGGGACGACGCTGAAGGTGAACCGACTGAAGATCGTCGAGGAGGTACTCTCGAGTTCGGTCCGGCTGTTCGCCCGCGAGGACGTACTCGACGAGCCGAAGGTGCGCGAGATTCGAACCGCCCTCTCGTCGGTCATCGCCGCCGACGGCAAGCGGTACCTGATGATGAACGTTCCCGAAGACCGACTCGAGGAGGTGCGCGACGTGATCCCCGGCCTCGGCGGGCCGACGGTCATGGACATCGCAAACGGAGGCGGGAGGAACGTCGCCGTTCACGCCGTCGTCGACGAGCGCGACGTCTTCGAGACGATCACCGAGGTCAAACGCCGCGGGGCGAGCGGCATCCTGGTGACCGAGATCGAACGGCTCGTCGAGTGA
- a CDS encoding DUF7344 domain-containing protein, translating to MTITDDRPTGSVTAPSIDDSTDEEPTELSRDDVFHILQTQRRRDAIAYLLSIDGAVEMRDIAEYVAAKENDTTIDDLTSSQRQRVYIALYQSHLPKLDKEGIIDYNKSRGIVWPTDQLSLFAPYLETETEPEPADADRGEYNVYYAAVTALSAVLLSASAIGALAISGVALGTIITALFLLVTILSQYS from the coding sequence ATGACTATCACTGACGATAGACCTACCGGCTCCGTAACCGCGCCCTCCATCGACGATTCCACCGACGAGGAGCCGACGGAACTCTCCCGCGACGACGTGTTTCACATCCTCCAGACCCAGCGCAGGCGAGACGCGATCGCGTACCTCCTCTCGATCGACGGTGCTGTCGAGATGCGAGACATTGCCGAGTACGTGGCAGCGAAGGAGAACGATACAACCATCGATGACCTGACGTCTTCACAGCGCCAGCGCGTGTACATCGCCCTTTACCAGTCGCACCTGCCGAAACTCGACAAGGAAGGAATTATCGACTACAACAAGTCCCGCGGAATCGTCTGGCCGACCGATCAGCTGTCGCTGTTCGCGCCGTACCTCGAGACCGAAACCGAACCCGAGCCCGCGGACGCCGACCGCGGCGAGTACAACGTCTACTACGCCGCCGTCACCGCCCTGAGTGCGGTACTGCTGTCGGCGTCGGCGATCGGCGCGCTGGCGATCTCCGGCGTCGCACTCGGGACGATCATCACGGCGCTGTTCCTGTTGGTGACGATTCTCAGCCAGTACTCCTGA
- a CDS encoding DUF7282 domain-containing protein — protein MSPRLESGTIKQLAAVVLAIVVVLAAGAIVGQAPAIFGAEVNEEPTASIEFSDQRSDGTSVVIDEVSLSDGGFVVVTDGAGEIVAVSEYLGGSDDPHENVTINQTADDDLDLLGQLTATVHQDTTGNETFMYEESDGDEDRPYTEDGYPVSDTATVTMADRQDGETSTSFLVDSLTAPSSASTHETIEIVAEIRNPNEFTSQQHVELRLSGQVLERQVLELEADDAQNVTFEMNTSNVEPGNHTFGVYTAEDGLLETIDLEYGGPTTVEVTEANDSTVTVNASLTADGFVGVEDESGDLLGTSEGLEPGIHENVTVDLEAEAENGSLTAVVFEGDPDDPDGATPVETDGERVEAPVPENQAGGIE, from the coding sequence ATGAGCCCCAGACTGGAGTCAGGTACGATCAAGCAACTCGCCGCCGTGGTGCTCGCCATCGTCGTCGTTCTGGCGGCAGGGGCGATCGTCGGCCAGGCGCCGGCGATCTTCGGCGCCGAGGTCAACGAGGAGCCGACCGCGTCGATCGAGTTCTCCGACCAGCGCAGCGACGGCACCAGCGTCGTCATCGACGAGGTGTCGCTGTCCGACGGCGGCTTCGTCGTCGTGACCGACGGTGCCGGCGAGATCGTCGCCGTCTCGGAGTACCTCGGCGGTTCGGACGACCCCCACGAGAACGTCACGATCAACCAGACCGCCGACGACGACCTCGACCTCCTGGGTCAGCTGACGGCGACGGTCCACCAGGACACGACGGGCAACGAGACGTTCATGTACGAGGAGTCCGACGGCGACGAGGACCGCCCGTACACGGAGGACGGCTACCCGGTCAGCGACACGGCGACGGTCACGATGGCAGACCGCCAGGACGGCGAGACGAGCACGTCGTTCCTCGTCGACTCCCTCACCGCACCGTCGTCGGCGTCGACACACGAGACGATCGAGATCGTCGCGGAGATCAGAAACCCCAACGAGTTCACCTCCCAGCAGCACGTCGAACTCCGCCTCTCCGGGCAGGTGCTCGAGCGACAGGTGCTCGAACTCGAGGCAGACGACGCCCAGAACGTGACCTTCGAGATGAACACGAGCAACGTCGAGCCCGGAAACCACACCTTCGGCGTCTACACGGCCGAGGACGGCCTCCTCGAGACGATCGACCTCGAGTACGGCGGCCCCACGACCGTCGAGGTGACCGAGGCGAACGACTCGACCGTCACCGTCAACGCCTCGCTCACCGCCGACGGCTTCGTCGGCGTCGAAGACGAGTCGGGCGACCTCCTCGGGACGAGCGAGGGCCTCGAGCCCGGCATCCACGAGAACGTCACCGTCGACCTCGAGGCGGAGGCCGAGAACGGATCGCTGACGGCCGTCGTCTTCGAGGGGGACCCTGACGACCCCGACGGCGCCACGCCGGTCGAAACGGACGGCGAGCGCGTCGAGGCGCCCGTTCCCGAAAACCAGGCGGGCGGCATCGAGTAG